The sequence AGCTGCCCATGAAATAGATATTCTGAGTTTCGCCGGATTCACGAATGGATCTGAAAAGGTCAGCATGCAAGGAGAGTTGACATGGCAAGACCGATCACAGACGGGGAAAGACAGTACGCCCAGGATCTTTTCGCCAGGGCCCGGGCCGCTATGAAGGCCGTCGAGAGTTACGACCAGAAGACCGTGGACCGGCTTTGCCAGGCCGTGGGCTGGGCAACGGCCAACGAGGAGACTTTTACGCGGATAGCACAGATGGGTGTGGACGAGAGCGGCATCGGGGATAAGGCGGGCCGGGCAGCCAAGCGCTTCAAGATCATGGGGATCCTGCGCGATACCCTGAGACAGAAGAGCATGGGCGTTATCGAGGAGGACCCTGAAAAGGGTCTTGTGAAGTACGCCAAACCGGCAGGTGTCATCGCCGCCTTGGTACCCACCACCAACCCCGAGCTGACCCCTCCGGGAGTCGGGATCTACGCCTTGAAGTGCAGGGATGCTGTGATCTTCTCCCCCCATCCCAGGAGCCGAAAGACTACTATGGAGATGGTCCGGGTCATGCGGGAGACGCTCAAAAAACACGGTGCTCCCGAGGACCTTTTCCAGTGTGCTGAGAAACCCAGTATCCCCCTGGCCCAGGAGCTAATGTCCATATGCGACCTGACCGTCGCCACCGGCGGCATGGCCATGGTCAGGGCTGCCTACAGTTCCGGAAAACCATCTTACGGCGTGGGGGCCGGCAACTCCACCATGGTCGTCGACGAAACTGCAAATATTGAAGAGGCGGCGCTTAACACCCGCCTCAGCAAAACCTCCGATTTCGGGTCCGGGTGCTCGGCGGACGGAAATCTTCTGGTAGAGGCCTCCATATACGACGCCTTTCTCGCCCGGCTTCAGGCTGAGGGCGGTTATCTTGCCTCCGAGGAGGAAAAGGCGAAGCTCGAGGCGATCATGTGGGACGGGGAGGGAAACAGGACCGTGGACACGGTGGCACGCTCCGCCATGGAGATGGCTACGGCTGCCGGGTTCTCCATCCCCGAGGACCGGACCTTCATTATTGTCAAAGAGGATCATATCGGGAAGGAATACCGCTTCTCAAGCGAGAAACTCACCACCGTCCTGGCTATTTTCAAATACAGCGGTTTCGACAATGTGCTGGAAATGGTCAAACAGATCTACGAGGTGGGCGGCAAGGGCCACTCCTGCGGGATCTACT comes from bacterium and encodes:
- a CDS encoding aldehyde dehydrogenase family protein; its protein translation is MARPITDGERQYAQDLFARARAAMKAVESYDQKTVDRLCQAVGWATANEETFTRIAQMGVDESGIGDKAGRAAKRFKIMGILRDTLRQKSMGVIEEDPEKGLVKYAKPAGVIAALVPTTNPELTPPGVGIYALKCRDAVIFSPHPRSRKTTMEMVRVMRETLKKHGAPEDLFQCAEKPSIPLAQELMSICDLTVATGGMAMVRAAYSSGKPSYGVGAGNSTMVVDETANIEEAALNTRLSKTSDFGSGCSADGNLLVEASIYDAFLARLQAEGGYLASEEEKAKLEAIMWDGEGNRTVDTVARSAMEMATAAGFSIPEDRTFIIVKEDHIGKEYRFSSEKLTTVLAIFKYSGFDNVLEMVKQIYEVGGKGHSCGIYSFDDDHIHRLAMVAPVSRIMVRQPQSKANAGSFNNGMPMTSSLGCGVWGGNITNENIHLKHYLNVTWVARPIPEDRPSEEDLFGEFYNTETL